The proteins below are encoded in one region of Streptomyces cyanogenus:
- a CDS encoding pyroglutamyl peptidase, which yields MLRIRVRSGVLGLALLAGLAVPPATASAAPATAPSPTAEEQRLDGAVPQEILRRSGFDGVAAEFGRALEGAHDYAQARRIVVREGSALWRRAVDRAQGRGPAGGDLSRDDDRPLYWARLGMSRHVRTWEPRFGLTGGQRDALLDRLERTSRGQTDIRYPASGRLRRVLLTGFDPFTLDRDIRISNPSGATALALDGTVVETARGPARIETAVFPVRWDDFAEGTVERTLRPYLPRVDLFTTVSQGRVGRFDIERTNGAWRGGFPDNDNVSRTGTVPVADPSAQPQWTGTTLPYAAVVAAPTGRFPVYDHTEVTEIPAGGGDPVVRPDGPTPGSTARAGAGGDYLSNEIAYRATLLRDRLGLHDTLPGGHVHTPVLRFGAGNTTEVTDPEFVRNRLDIVGQVRAIVAVSVGATANAPVRK from the coding sequence GTGCTCCGCATACGCGTTCGCTCCGGCGTCCTCGGTCTGGCCCTGTTGGCCGGACTGGCCGTTCCCCCGGCCACCGCCTCCGCCGCACCGGCCACCGCCCCCTCCCCCACCGCCGAGGAGCAGCGGCTCGACGGCGCCGTGCCGCAGGAGATCCTCCGGCGGTCGGGATTCGACGGCGTGGCGGCGGAGTTCGGCCGTGCGCTGGAGGGGGCGCACGACTACGCGCAGGCCCGCCGCATCGTCGTACGGGAGGGATCCGCACTGTGGCGGCGGGCCGTGGACCGGGCGCAGGGGCGGGGGCCGGCGGGTGGTGACCTGAGCCGGGACGACGACCGGCCGCTGTACTGGGCGCGGCTGGGGATGAGCCGGCACGTGCGCACCTGGGAGCCCCGGTTCGGCCTCACCGGCGGACAACGGGACGCGTTGCTGGACCGGTTGGAGCGGACCTCGCGGGGGCAGACCGACATCCGCTACCCGGCGTCCGGCCGGCTGCGGCGCGTGCTGCTCACCGGTTTCGACCCGTTCACGCTCGACCGGGACATCCGTATCTCCAACCCCTCCGGGGCGACGGCGCTCGCGCTCGACGGCACGGTGGTCGAGACGGCGCGGGGGCCGGCCCGGATCGAGACCGCCGTGTTCCCGGTGCGCTGGGACGACTTCGCCGAGGGCACGGTGGAGCGGACGCTGCGGCCGTACCTGCCGAGGGTGGACCTGTTCACGACCGTGAGCCAGGGCCGCGTCGGCCGGTTCGACATCGAGCGCACCAACGGTGCCTGGCGCGGCGGCTTCCCGGACAACGACAACGTCTCCCGGACCGGGACCGTCCCGGTCGCCGACCCGTCGGCACAGCCGCAGTGGACGGGCACGACCCTGCCGTACGCCGCCGTCGTGGCCGCGCCGACGGGCCGCTTCCCGGTGTACGACCACACGGAGGTGACCGAGATCCCGGCGGGCGGCGGCGATCCCGTCGTACGGCCGGACGGACCGACCCCCGGCTCCACCGCGCGCGCCGGGGCCGGCGGGGACTACCTGTCCAACGAGATCGCCTACCGGGCCACCCTGCTGCGGGACCGGCTCGGGCTGCACGACACCCTGCCCGGCGGGCATGTGCACACCCCGGTGCTCCGGTTCGGGGCCGGGAACACCACGGAGGTGACCGACCCCGAGTTCGTGCGCAACCGGCTGGACATCGTGGGGCAGGTGCGGGCGATCGTGGCCGTGTCCGTGGGCGCGACGGCGAACGCCCCGGTCAGGAAGTGA